In Pseudoalteromonas nigrifaciens, the sequence CAAAGAATGTGGGCACTGTTTTTAGTATGTATAGCTTCTGCCTGTTTTTGGTCTGGCTTTGAGCAAGCAGGTTCATCATTAAACTTATTTGCACGTGATTATACTGACCGTCTTATTGGTACTTTTGAAATCCCTACAACTTGGTTTCAGTCATTAAACTCGCTGTTTATTATTGCGCTATCACCATTTTTTGCAGCGCTTTGGATTAATATGTCAAAGCGTCTTGTTTCACCATCTTATAGTGCAAAATGTGCTGTTGGTTTAATTATAATGGCAACAGGTTTCTTAGTTATGTTTATGGCAGCGCATTATGCGGCTGAAGGCCTAAAAGTAGCACCTTACTGGCTTGTTACTACCTACTTTTTACACACTGTGGGTGAGCTTTGTTTGAGCCCTGTGGCATTAAGTGCTGTAAGTAAGTTATCGCCTCGTCGCTACACAGGCCAAATGATGGGCGTATTTGTATTAACTTATTCTATCGGTAATATCATTGCAGGATTACTTGCTGGTAACTTCGATCCAAATAATGTTGATGAAATACCTAACTTATACCTACAAATAGCATTATTTAGTATTGGTGTTGGTGTTATTTTAGTACTAATGACCTTTAAATCTAAAGTGTGGGAAAGACAGGGACTAAGTGAGGAAGCCTAGTAGTTAAGGTATTTAATTAAAATATTTGTTAATTAAATACCTATTACCCAACTTTTAATTACTTCCCCATAGCAGTATGGGGAAGTTTCCTCTTGGTAATCTTTTATTGCTTAGTTGTTAACTGGTATTATATAGCCAATTGATTACTGATTAGATTTTTAGGGATAGCGGGTAGATGCAATTGTTCACTTTATATAAAGTAATTTTAGTTGTTTTTTTCATTGGTTTTTTATCTGCTTGTGGTGGCGCTGGCGATCAAGTTACTCCTAATCCTAATAACCCTTCCACTCCCCAAGCTAACGTATTACTTATTACTGGTGCAGGTTTATCTGCCACTATTAACGATAACTTTAAAATTGAAATTCCTGCCAATAGTGTTAACTCTGATACAGAGCTTACTTATATTAGTATTGAGCAAGACGAAACGTCGCAGAATCAAAATATTATTTCTAATCTACATAGCTTAACTCCCGCAGGGCTTTCACTAAGTAATCCTTTTACAATTTCCTTAAAAATCCCTGACGATTACGCATTAGGCGGCCAACTTTATATTGCCCGTTTAAACGCTACAACTTGGGAAACTATAGAGAACTCTCGTGTTTTAAATGGTTTTGTTACAGCTCAAGTTAATCAGTTAGGCACATATGCCATAAAAATGCAGCGTAAAGAACGCACTGCCAGTATAGGCCCTACCTGTGATGTAAACAGCACTGAGCAATCTATTCGCTTTGTACATATTGCCGACTTACATGCTCGATTTGGTTATCAAGAGCAATTTTTTAGCCGAATTAAGGCATATCATAAAAAGGCTTTAAGCGAATCACCTTATACTTTATTTACCGATGGTGGAGATGATTACGAAAAAGGCACTGTAGCTGAGCAAATATCACAAGGTTTAGCGACCGATGAAGCCGTAAAAGCAATGAAGTTCGATCTTCGTGTAATAGGTAACCATGACTATGCTTGGGGGCCTGAAAAATTATTAGGCTTCTCAAAGGATGATAATGCCATTGTACTTGCCAGTAATACACGCTACGAAGGCGAACAAACACAAGATTTTGCAGCAGTAGGTTTTGCTAAAGTACAAGTAGGCTGCATTACACTCGGCGTATTTGGTATGACATCGGTCCCGTGGAACGAGCTAGATAGACCACTACAAGATGACCCTATTCCTGATTTTATCAAACAATTTAAAATGAGCTGGCAATGGCAACAAATAGCACAAAGTATTGTTAGTCAGTACAGCGATAAAGTAGATTATATGGTGATGTTAAGTCATTTAGGTGAAGGCCTTGATACTAGAATCGCACAAAGTGTGAGTGGTATTGATTTGGTTTTAGGCGGTCATACCCATGGCGGTGAGAGCTTTAATACCCTTGATAATGGCGCTATTGTTATTCAGCCTAACTTTTACGCTAAGGGCATAACCGACTTAAACTTAACGTTCGACACTAGTAATAAAACGCTCAAAAATGTTGACTACAAAACAGTAAAAACCGACACCATTACTGAGCGAGACACAACCACACAACAAGCCATCGACACAATTATGGGCCGTTATGCTCCCGATGCACAAACTGAAATTGCAATATCAGAAAACTACTTAAATGCAATGCAATTAGCAGCAGTCACCGCTGCAGCCGCTCAGCACTCAAGCAGCACTATTTCAGCAGCTTTACTCAACCCTGAGTTAGTGCAAAAACGTTGGACCCCTGGCGCCCTAACACAAGAGGACTTTCATAAAGCTTACTACGTAGAAAGGCAGCCATCTAACACCCCAGGCTTTAACTCTTTATATAAAGTCACGGTTAGCGGCAATGATTTAAATGCTATGTTAGCCAATCAAGCTGATTGGTTTTTACTAGCGCCTGAAAATATTCAAGCATCAAATAACTACAGTGTCGCACTTTTTAAAGGGGCAGCTCTTAATCCTGATTTATTTTTTAATGGGGTTACTTTTAATGATGTAGCACCGATAGCCGAAGCTTGGTGGCTTCTGGATCAATACGCACGTCATAGAACCACTCAATGCTTGCATATTGATACAAATACGCCACTCAATGCCTGCCAAGACATTGCTAATATCACTATTTGGAACTTTGATGATGTTAGCGATCCGCTTAAAGCCGACTTAGGCCCATCAATTCTTAGTTACTTCGATCCTGACAATAAAGGCTGGGGTCCTAAAAAGACCACCTTTGCTAGTACTAGCGCATTTAATATTAGTGATTTAGCTGATGGCGCATCAACTGTAATGGCATTTACCGATCACTCTCCTAACGAAGGGCTAAAGATTGAGTTAAATACCGCGCCAAATGGGGATTTTGCAAACCAAGGAATGGTGTCTGACTACACTTTAGTGATGGACATTTATTGGCCTTTTGCAGCAAAAGAAATATACAGAGCACTAGTTCAAACCGATGCAACAAATGATTTGAATAACGACGCCGACATATTTATTAATCCTATTGGTGGGTTAGGTGCATCAACCAGCGATAGTGGTTATTTTGGCACATCTGAGCCTGATACCTGGCACCGTATAGCTTTTGTATTTTATACCGCACCAAGCAATGGCGTATTTGAAGTGTATATTGATGGTGAATTTGCGGGTGTTAAAAGAGACGGTGAAATAGGTAAACGCTGGGCACTCGATCAAGCCGTATTATTATTAACTGATAATAACTACGAAACCGAACCGGGTTATTTAAACGCACTGCTTTATGCTGGTCGCGCAATGACTCGCAGTGAAATAAAAAGTAT encodes:
- a CDS encoding metallophosphoesterase, with amino-acid sequence MQLFTLYKVILVVFFIGFLSACGGAGDQVTPNPNNPSTPQANVLLITGAGLSATINDNFKIEIPANSVNSDTELTYISIEQDETSQNQNIISNLHSLTPAGLSLSNPFTISLKIPDDYALGGQLYIARLNATTWETIENSRVLNGFVTAQVNQLGTYAIKMQRKERTASIGPTCDVNSTEQSIRFVHIADLHARFGYQEQFFSRIKAYHKKALSESPYTLFTDGGDDYEKGTVAEQISQGLATDEAVKAMKFDLRVIGNHDYAWGPEKLLGFSKDDNAIVLASNTRYEGEQTQDFAAVGFAKVQVGCITLGVFGMTSVPWNELDRPLQDDPIPDFIKQFKMSWQWQQIAQSIVSQYSDKVDYMVMLSHLGEGLDTRIAQSVSGIDLVLGGHTHGGESFNTLDNGAIVIQPNFYAKGITDLNLTFDTSNKTLKNVDYKTVKTDTITERDTTTQQAIDTIMGRYAPDAQTEIAISENYLNAMQLAAVTAAAAQHSSSTISAALLNPELVQKRWTPGALTQEDFHKAYYVERQPSNTPGFNSLYKVTVSGNDLNAMLANQADWFLLAPENIQASNNYSVALFKGAALNPDLFFNGVTFNDVAPIAEAWWLLDQYARHRTTQCLHIDTNTPLNACQDIANITIWNFDDVSDPLKADLGPSILSYFDPDNKGWGPKKTTFASTSAFNISDLADGASTVMAFTDHSPNEGLKIELNTAPNGDFANQGMVSDYTLVMDIYWPFAAKEIYRALVQTDATNDLNNDADIFINPIGGLGASTSDSGYFGTSEPDTWHRIAFVFYTAPSNGVFEVYIDGEFAGVKRDGEIGKRWALDQAVLLLTDNNYETEPGYLNALLYAGRAMTRSEIKSMGNAQQKLTFKQTTRELNQSVERHYQLAPAIKPNLWLEQRSKFFNNSKP